One Thermicanus aegyptius DSM 12793 DNA segment encodes these proteins:
- a CDS encoding DUF6011 domain-containing protein, with protein MEKEHCERCGRKLRSEKSRELGFGPVCYAKEQAEKTLVQDEPENGLREEVNQS; from the coding sequence GTGGAAAAAGAACACTGCGAACGTTGCGGCCGGAAACTTCGGTCAGAAAAAAGTCGAGAACTGGGCTTCGGGCCGGTATGTTATGCCAAGGAGCAGGCCGAGAAAACGCTCGTCCAGGACGAACCTGAAAACGGGCTTAGGGAGGAGGTGAACCAGTCATGA
- a CDS encoding tyrosine-type recombinase/integrase translates to MASFRKRGSYWEYRISYVDRRTGKYQLKSKGGFKTKKEAELAAAAEKIRIEERGFAENGNETITVYMEKWLEVFKRPAVKLNTYLVQERTVRRNILPRWGNYRLKDITRTEYQGWINELREKYSEGTVRRIHSIFSSAINDAIHEFGILRGNPLQKIKIAKDESEDAGKIKFFSVEELNRFLAVCVPAKHAKYQHSRHYTALFTLLARTGLRIGEALALTWDDIDLVKGTLSVNKTLIYPLNTDPRVTTPKTKSSIRIIKLDPETVRVMKEYRLNQKETILRYSFKRSELNLVFHQQDGRWLRINVVREYMKEVCRRIGLPQLSPHALRHSHAVHLLEAGATIKYVAERLGHASIKTTEKYLHVTQKIEKDALALYEQYVR, encoded by the coding sequence ATGGCCAGCTTTAGAAAGCGAGGTTCCTATTGGGAATACCGAATCAGTTACGTGGATCGTCGAACCGGGAAGTACCAGCTGAAATCGAAGGGAGGATTTAAGACCAAAAAGGAAGCGGAACTGGCAGCAGCTGCCGAAAAGATACGGATTGAAGAACGTGGGTTTGCGGAAAACGGGAATGAAACGATTACCGTATATATGGAAAAATGGCTAGAGGTTTTTAAACGCCCGGCCGTGAAGCTTAACACATACCTTGTCCAGGAACGAACTGTCCGGCGGAATATCCTTCCGCGTTGGGGAAATTACCGGTTAAAAGACATTACCAGAACTGAATACCAGGGGTGGATCAACGAGCTGCGAGAAAAGTACAGTGAAGGGACTGTTAGGCGGATTCATAGCATTTTTTCCAGTGCTATTAACGATGCGATCCATGAGTTTGGGATCCTACGTGGCAATCCCCTGCAGAAAATCAAAATTGCTAAAGATGAAAGTGAGGACGCTGGAAAAATCAAGTTTTTCTCGGTTGAAGAATTGAATCGTTTCCTGGCCGTCTGCGTACCAGCAAAACATGCAAAATACCAGCACTCCCGCCATTATACGGCGCTTTTTACACTCTTGGCTCGCACAGGCCTCCGGATCGGCGAAGCACTCGCGCTGACTTGGGACGACATTGACTTAGTCAAAGGCACGCTTAGTGTCAATAAAACGCTTATTTATCCACTCAACACGGATCCGCGCGTAACCACACCGAAAACCAAATCCAGCATTCGCATAATTAAGCTGGACCCTGAAACTGTGCGGGTCATGAAAGAATACCGGCTAAATCAAAAGGAGACGATCCTCCGATACAGCTTTAAGCGATCCGAACTCAACTTGGTTTTTCATCAGCAAGACGGCCGCTGGCTTCGAATTAATGTCGTTCGCGAATACATGAAGGAAGTCTGCAGGCGCATCGGTCTTCCGCAGTTGTCACCGCATGCCCTTCGCCACAGCCATGCCGTCCATCTGCTTGAAGCTGGTGCAACGATTAAATATGTTGCTGAGCGGCTGGGGCACGCTTCTATTAAGACGACGGAGAAATACCTCCACGTCACGCAAAAAATAGAAAAGGACGCACTGGCTCTGTACGAGCAGTACGTCCGCTAA
- a CDS encoding DUF7667 family protein, with translation MNVVVERFIELAVIQHYRPLTAAEMKEFRESYLYLVNRQWKMAQLKNFSLMAYQAGDVEWHHEICAELDRIERR, from the coding sequence ATGAACGTCGTGGTCGAGCGTTTTATCGAACTTGCGGTTATTCAGCATTACCGGCCACTGACTGCAGCAGAAATGAAAGAATTTCGTGAATCGTACTTATACCTGGTCAACCGTCAATGGAAGATGGCGCAGCTGAAAAACTTCTCCCTGATGGCATACCAAGCGGGCGATGTCGAATGGCACCATGAGATCTGCGCGGAACTGGATCGGATTGAAAGGAGGTGA
- a CDS encoding cysteine desulfurase, with translation MNIEEIRKQFPILQERIHDHPLVYLDSSATSQKPLSVLKAMELYYREYNSNVHRGVHTLGNKATEAYEEAREKVRRFIGAKSSREIIFTRGTTSALNLVAHAYARRFLREGDEILLTPMEHHANLIPWQQAVKAVGATLKYIPLGEDGTLSMEEIRKAITPRTKLVAMAHLSNVLGCVNPIRATADLAHRHGAIMVVDAAQSAPHLPLRVQELGADFLAFSGHKMCGPTGIGVLYGKKELLEKLEPVEYGGEMIDVVELYDSTWREIPWRFEAGTPMIAEAVGLSAAVDFLSEIGMEEIAAHGERLAKYAYERLQEIPGVALYGSPKNRHSLVTFNVEGVHAHDTATVLDAEGIAVRAGHHCAQPLMRALGVSATVRASFYLYNTEEEIDRLVEGIAKVKEYFDYVTR, from the coding sequence ATGAACATTGAAGAAATCCGCAAACAATTCCCCATTTTGCAGGAGAGAATTCATGATCATCCCCTCGTCTATTTAGATAGCAGTGCTACTTCCCAGAAACCTCTCTCTGTGCTGAAGGCGATGGAGCTTTATTATCGGGAATATAACTCCAATGTGCACCGGGGCGTTCATACCCTGGGGAATAAAGCGACAGAAGCCTATGAAGAGGCGAGAGAGAAGGTGAGGCGTTTCATCGGGGCGAAGAGCTCTCGTGAAATCATCTTCACCCGAGGAACCACTTCCGCTCTCAATCTGGTGGCTCATGCTTATGCCCGGCGTTTCTTGAGGGAGGGGGACGAAATCCTCCTCACGCCCATGGAACACCATGCCAACCTCATCCCCTGGCAGCAGGCGGTGAAAGCGGTGGGGGCCACGTTGAAATACATCCCTTTGGGGGAGGACGGGACCCTTTCGATGGAGGAGATCCGGAAGGCGATCACCCCCCGAACCAAACTGGTGGCAATGGCTCATCTCTCCAATGTTTTAGGATGCGTCAATCCGATCCGGGCGACGGCGGATCTGGCTCACCGACACGGGGCGATCATGGTGGTGGATGCCGCACAAAGCGCTCCCCATCTTCCCCTGCGCGTTCAGGAGCTGGGGGCGGATTTCCTCGCCTTCTCAGGGCATAAGATGTGTGGCCCTACAGGCATAGGCGTTCTCTACGGGAAAAAAGAGCTGCTGGAGAAGTTGGAACCCGTGGAATACGGCGGAGAGATGATCGATGTGGTGGAGCTTTATGATTCGACCTGGAGGGAGATCCCCTGGCGTTTTGAGGCGGGCACGCCCATGATCGCAGAGGCGGTAGGGCTTTCAGCCGCCGTCGATTTTCTCTCTGAAATCGGGATGGAGGAGATCGCCGCCCATGGAGAGAGATTGGCAAAGTATGCGTATGAGCGTCTGCAGGAGATTCCTGGGGTTGCTCTTTACGGTTCTCCGAAGAATCGCCACAGCCTCGTCACCTTTAATGTAGAAGGGGTTCATGCCCATGATACCGCCACGGTTCTCGATGCAGAAGGCATCGCCGTGCGGGCGGGCCACCATTGTGCCCAACCCCTCATGCGTGCCCTGGGCGTATCTGCAACGGTACGGGCCAGCTTCTATCTCTATAATACGGAAGAGGAGATCGACCGCTTGGTGGAGGGAATTGCCAAAGTAAAGGAGTACTTCGACTATGTCACTCGATGA
- the sufC gene encoding Fe-S cluster assembly ATPase SufC, whose translation MTAPHLIIEDLHVRVEGKEIIRGLNLTMKGGETHAIMGPNGTGKSTLASALMGHPKYEVTGGKVTLDGEDLLEMSVDERALKGLFLAMQYPSEISGVTNADFLRTAINARRGEGNEISVMKFVRQLEKAMNQLEMDSSMANRYLNEGFSGGEKKRNEILQMMMLEPRVAILDEIDSGLDIDALKVVANGVNSLRSPELALLVITHYQRLLHYIVPDFVHVMMQGRIVKSGGPELAERLEKEGYDWIKEELGIVDETVGQEA comes from the coding sequence ATGACAGCCCCTCATCTGATCATTGAAGATTTGCACGTTCGTGTCGAAGGAAAAGAGATTATACGCGGTTTAAATTTAACGATGAAAGGGGGAGAGACCCACGCCATCATGGGGCCGAACGGTACAGGAAAGAGCACGTTGGCTTCGGCGCTTATGGGGCATCCTAAATATGAAGTGACAGGGGGAAAGGTTACTTTGGATGGGGAAGATCTGTTGGAGATGTCCGTGGATGAACGGGCCCTGAAAGGTCTTTTCCTCGCCATGCAATACCCCAGCGAAATTAGTGGGGTAACCAATGCCGATTTTCTTCGCACAGCGATCAATGCCCGCAGGGGAGAGGGAAATGAAATCTCCGTCATGAAATTTGTTCGCCAATTGGAGAAAGCAATGAATCAACTGGAGATGGACTCCAGCATGGCGAACCGCTACCTCAATGAGGGCTTTTCCGGCGGGGAGAAGAAGCGGAATGAGATCCTGCAAATGATGATGTTGGAGCCTCGCGTCGCCATCCTGGACGAAATCGATTCAGGACTGGATATTGATGCCCTAAAAGTGGTGGCGAACGGTGTAAATTCCCTTCGGTCTCCGGAGCTCGCCTTGTTGGTCATCACCCACTACCAAAGGCTCCTTCATTATATCGTACCTGACTTTGTCCACGTTATGATGCAAGGAAGGATTGTCAAATCGGGTGGGCCTGAGCTTGCGGAACGGCTGGAGAAAGAAGGGTACGATTGGATTAAGGAAGAGTTGGGCATCGTAGATGAAACCGTAGGCCAGGAAGCGTAG
- the sufD gene encoding Fe-S cluster assembly protein SufD → MMIKDRITPPFEATYGEGEISRYSEKMGEPEWMRSLRLEAFSKISSLPLPDVGKRKVDTWNFSRFLPFVKGERGRIEENLPSDLARLIREEDENLLIQENGSTLYHRISPKLKEQGVLFMSLEEALIEHSDLVRRYFMKAGVSEGDDRLTALHASLWSGGIFLYVPANVMIEEPLLALFNLTGEGVGMVPHVILVAEENSLIRYVESRISEGGSAVHNGITELYVGPGAKIQFAGVYRFGEGTVDYHKKVARVERDGQVEWNLGEMGRGNSLSENVTFLLGNGSSARSQLIGIGTGEQQGHFISRVIHHGKNTESDILEKGVLLDHATQVYSGITKIEKGATKANGEQTERLMMLSKGSRGDAHPILLIDEDDVKCGHAASVGRMDETQLYYLMSRGISRKEAERLIIHGFLNPVVEGIPLPRVRQMLKEAIEGKLGG, encoded by the coding sequence ATGATGATTAAAGATCGCATCACTCCTCCTTTTGAGGCAACCTATGGTGAAGGGGAGATTTCCCGTTATTCCGAGAAGATGGGGGAACCGGAATGGATGCGTTCCCTTCGTCTTGAGGCGTTCTCTAAGATCTCTTCCCTCCCCCTACCCGACGTGGGAAAGAGGAAGGTGGATACGTGGAATTTTTCCCGTTTTCTTCCTTTCGTGAAGGGTGAAAGGGGAAGGATTGAGGAGAATCTCCCCTCCGACCTGGCCCGACTAATCCGGGAAGAAGACGAGAACCTGCTGATTCAGGAGAATGGAAGCACGCTCTACCATAGGATCTCCCCAAAGCTAAAGGAGCAAGGGGTTCTATTCATGAGCTTGGAGGAGGCGCTCATCGAACATTCCGACTTGGTACGCCGTTATTTCATGAAGGCGGGCGTATCCGAAGGGGATGACAGGTTGACCGCCCTTCACGCAAGCCTTTGGAGCGGAGGGATCTTCCTATATGTTCCCGCCAACGTGATGATTGAAGAGCCTCTTCTTGCCCTCTTTAACCTGACGGGAGAGGGGGTTGGAATGGTTCCCCATGTCATCCTCGTGGCGGAGGAAAACAGCCTCATCCGTTACGTGGAATCAAGGATTTCCGAGGGAGGAAGTGCGGTTCATAACGGCATAACGGAGCTTTATGTGGGTCCTGGGGCAAAGATTCAGTTTGCCGGGGTATACCGTTTCGGAGAAGGGACGGTTGACTATCATAAAAAAGTGGCTCGGGTGGAACGGGATGGCCAGGTGGAATGGAACCTGGGAGAGATGGGGAGGGGGAATTCCCTCTCGGAAAATGTAACCTTTCTCTTAGGGAACGGAAGTTCGGCAAGATCTCAATTGATTGGCATCGGAACAGGGGAGCAGCAGGGACACTTCATTTCCAGGGTGATCCACCATGGGAAGAATACAGAGAGCGATATCTTGGAAAAAGGGGTTCTCCTGGACCATGCCACTCAAGTTTACAGTGGGATTACCAAGATTGAAAAGGGTGCGACGAAGGCGAACGGCGAACAGACGGAACGTCTCATGATGCTTTCCAAAGGTTCCCGGGGAGATGCCCATCCCATTCTTCTCATCGATGAAGATGATGTAAAGTGCGGACATGCAGCCAGCGTTGGCCGCATGGACGAGACCCAACTCTATTACCTCATGTCCCGGGGAATTTCCCGGAAAGAAGCGGAACGCCTCATTATCCACGGTTTCTTAAATCCGGTCGTAGAGGGAATTCCTCTTCCAAGGGTTCGGCAGATGCTGAAAGAAGCCATAGAAGGGAAGCTGGGAGGATGA
- a CDS encoding helix-turn-helix domain-containing protein has product MSTALQRRKQFQALRKKFNVSQRRVSLDLNVSETQIRNIESGRGNPSAELLFKLAKYFETTPEELFPDLVAQAEREVPRR; this is encoded by the coding sequence GTGTCGACAGCTCTTCAACGCCGAAAGCAATTTCAAGCACTCCGAAAAAAATTTAATGTTTCTCAACGGCGCGTTTCCCTTGATCTCAATGTTAGCGAAACGCAAATCCGCAATATTGAATCAGGGCGTGGAAATCCAAGCGCTGAACTTCTGTTTAAGCTAGCAAAGTATTTTGAAACAACACCAGAAGAACTGTTTCCTGATTTAGTTGCCCAAGCGGAGCGCGAAGTGCCTCGACGATAG
- the sufU gene encoding Fe-S cluster assembly sulfur transfer protein SufU has translation MSLDDLYRRVIMDHYQHPRNKGIKSDEGIQVHLHNPSCGDRITLQLLMEGDQVKEARFEGEGCSISMSSASMMTQAVKGLTKEEALRKVEQFSCMMMGEGEVEDLGDLEALQGVSKFPARIKCATLAWKALEKGLQEKEE, from the coding sequence ATGTCACTCGATGATCTCTATCGCCGCGTCATTATGGATCATTATCAACATCCGAGAAATAAAGGAATTAAATCAGATGAAGGGATTCAAGTTCATCTCCATAATCCTTCCTGCGGAGACCGAATTACCTTGCAGCTTCTAATGGAGGGGGATCAGGTAAAAGAGGCACGCTTTGAAGGAGAAGGTTGTTCCATCAGCATGAGTTCCGCATCGATGATGACCCAGGCGGTGAAAGGATTGACGAAGGAGGAAGCCCTTCGCAAGGTAGAGCAATTCTCCTGTATGATGATGGGGGAAGGAGAGGTGGAGGACTTGGGGGATTTGGAAGCCTTGCAAGGGGTGTCCAAATTCCCGGCGCGCATCAAATGTGCCACATTAGCCTGGAAGGCTTTGGAAAAAGGATTGCAGGAAAAGGAGGAATGA
- a CDS encoding Rha family transcriptional regulator: MPKLVLNPEYRLYERNGIAFCSSRQVAEEFGKEHYNVLRDIENLDCSAEFTALNFEVSKYKDPSGKWNKEYLITKDGFTFLVMGYRGKKAARFKEAYIRRFNEMEQFIRSLQAAKMEFPAFTEAIMAAHDEPKHYHFSNEINMIYRIVIGMDAKTFREKYGLPKGEVIRPYLTAEQIHAIETLQRVDIGLIIAVPEYEQRKQILAQHYERMKLKRIA, translated from the coding sequence TTGCCTAAACTCGTCCTAAATCCGGAATACCGCCTTTACGAACGGAACGGCATAGCGTTCTGCAGTAGCCGGCAAGTGGCGGAGGAGTTCGGAAAAGAGCATTACAACGTGCTCCGTGACATCGAAAACCTCGATTGCAGCGCCGAATTTACTGCCCTCAATTTTGAAGTGAGTAAATACAAAGACCCATCCGGCAAGTGGAACAAAGAATACCTCATAACAAAAGACGGTTTCACCTTCCTTGTGATGGGATACCGCGGCAAAAAGGCCGCCCGTTTCAAAGAAGCTTACATCCGCCGCTTCAACGAAATGGAGCAGTTCATCCGTTCGCTCCAGGCGGCAAAAATGGAATTCCCGGCCTTCACGGAAGCGATCATGGCAGCGCACGATGAACCGAAGCACTACCACTTTTCCAACGAGATCAACATGATCTATCGGATCGTGATCGGGATGGACGCCAAGACGTTCCGGGAGAAATACGGGCTGCCGAAAGGGGAAGTCATCCGCCCATACCTGACCGCTGAGCAGATTCACGCGATCGAAACACTCCAGCGGGTGGACATCGGTCTGATCATAGCCGTGCCGGAGTACGAGCAGCGGAAACAGATACTGGCGCAGCATTACGAGCGGATGAAACTGAAGAGGATTGCGTGA
- a CDS encoding ImmA/IrrE family metallo-endopeptidase, which translates to MVYEHLLREAEHHGLDIYEKPMTLTVKGLYADGAIWINKHIPNTAEKVCILAEELGHYHTSAGNILDQTKIVNRKQEQRARTWAYEKLIPLSVFVEAHKQGIQNRYEFAEYLGVSEHFLESAVQRYKEKYGLYVSVDGYTISFEPLGVIEFFEF; encoded by the coding sequence ATGGTCTACGAACATCTACTCAGGGAGGCAGAACATCATGGGTTAGACATCTATGAGAAGCCTATGACGCTAACAGTTAAGGGTCTCTACGCTGATGGAGCAATCTGGATAAACAAACACATCCCTAACACCGCCGAAAAAGTCTGCATCCTTGCTGAAGAATTAGGGCACTACCACACATCGGCTGGCAATATCTTGGATCAAACCAAAATCGTGAACCGCAAGCAAGAACAGCGGGCACGAACCTGGGCGTATGAGAAATTGATTCCCTTATCGGTCTTTGTAGAAGCCCACAAACAGGGTATCCAAAACCGATATGAGTTCGCCGAATATCTTGGCGTGTCTGAACATTTTCTTGAATCAGCCGTGCAACGCTATAAAGAAAAATATGGTCTGTATGTATCGGTTGATGGGTATACAATTAGTTTCGAGCCTTTAGGAGTGATTGAATTTTTCGAGTTTTAG
- the sufB gene encoding Fe-S cluster assembly protein SufB has translation MAKKAPVLSEYQYGFHDRDVSVYRTRRGLNRDVVLEISRMKGEPDWMTQFRLKSLEIFFQKPLPKWGGNLEEIDFDNITYYVKPSEKQGRSWEEVPEEIKNTFDKLGIPEAEQKFLAGVSAQYESEVVYHNMRKELEDRGVIFMDTDSALKEHPDLFRRYFGTVVPPTDNKFAALNSAVWSGGSFIYVPKGVKVDIPLQAYFRINSENMGQFERTLIIVDDDAFVHYVEGCTAPIYTTDSLHSAVVEIIVKERARCRYTTIQNWSNNVYNLVTKRAVTEREGHMEWVDGNIGSKLTMKYPAVIMKGEGGKADVLSIAVAGKGQHQDAGAKVIALAPNCTATITSKSLSKDGGKATYRGLVSFGKNADGSKANVKCDTIILDNKSTSDTIPHNEILNENVTLEHEATVSKVSEDQLFYLMSRGLSEQEATQMIIMGFIEPFTKELPMEYAVEMNRLIKFEMEGSIG, from the coding sequence ATGGCAAAGAAAGCTCCGGTCTTATCCGAATACCAATATGGCTTCCATGATCGGGACGTGTCCGTTTACCGGACCCGGCGGGGTCTAAACCGGGATGTAGTACTGGAAATCTCCCGGATGAAGGGGGAGCCGGATTGGATGACCCAATTTCGATTGAAATCCCTGGAGATCTTTTTCCAGAAGCCCCTTCCCAAGTGGGGTGGAAATCTGGAGGAGATCGACTTCGACAACATCACCTATTATGTAAAACCTTCCGAGAAACAGGGGAGAAGTTGGGAAGAGGTCCCGGAAGAGATTAAAAACACGTTCGATAAGCTAGGCATCCCGGAGGCGGAGCAGAAATTCCTGGCTGGGGTTTCCGCCCAATATGAATCGGAAGTGGTCTACCACAACATGCGCAAGGAATTGGAAGACCGCGGCGTCATCTTCATGGATACCGACTCCGCCTTAAAGGAGCATCCGGATCTGTTTAGGCGGTACTTCGGCACCGTCGTTCCGCCCACCGACAATAAATTTGCGGCCCTAAACAGCGCCGTCTGGTCGGGAGGAAGTTTCATCTACGTTCCGAAAGGGGTAAAGGTGGATATCCCCCTTCAAGCTTATTTCCGCATCAATTCGGAAAACATGGGCCAATTTGAACGGACATTGATCATCGTTGATGATGATGCCTTCGTCCATTATGTCGAAGGTTGTACCGCTCCCATCTATACCACCGATTCTCTTCACAGCGCCGTCGTAGAGATCATCGTGAAGGAAAGGGCCCGCTGCCGTTATACCACCATTCAAAATTGGTCCAACAATGTGTATAACTTGGTGACGAAACGGGCCGTGACCGAAAGAGAGGGCCACATGGAGTGGGTGGACGGCAACATAGGCAGCAAGCTCACCATGAAATACCCTGCCGTCATCATGAAAGGAGAGGGAGGAAAAGCGGACGTTCTCTCCATCGCCGTTGCCGGAAAGGGGCAGCATCAGGATGCGGGAGCAAAAGTGATTGCCCTTGCACCGAACTGCACCGCAACCATCACTTCCAAATCTTTAAGCAAAGATGGGGGAAAGGCGACCTACCGGGGTCTGGTCTCTTTCGGAAAGAATGCCGATGGGTCCAAGGCCAACGTGAAGTGTGACACCATCATCCTTGACAACAAGTCTACCTCCGATACGATTCCTCATAATGAAATCTTGAACGAAAATGTGACGCTGGAACATGAGGCCACCGTCTCTAAGGTGAGTGAAGATCAACTCTTCTATCTGATGAGTCGGGGATTAAGTGAACAAGAAGCAACGCAGATGATTATCATGGGCTTTATCGAGCCTTTTACCAAGGAGTTGCCGATGGAGTATGCCGTTGAGATGAATCGGCTCATCAAGTTCGAGATGGAGGGAAGTATAGGATAA